The Methylomonas montana genome has a window encoding:
- the rpsM gene encoding 30S ribosomal protein S13 — MARIAGINVADHKHAEIALTAIYGIGRQTARNICNEVGVQPTVKIKDLSEDQVESIRKVISGMTVEGDLRREVSMNIKRLMDLGCYRGIRHRRGLPLRGQRTRTNARTRKGPRKSVTK, encoded by the coding sequence ATGGCTCGTATTGCCGGTATAAACGTGGCTGATCATAAGCATGCGGAGATAGCGTTAACAGCTATCTATGGAATAGGCAGGCAAACTGCTAGAAACATCTGCAACGAAGTTGGAGTGCAGCCAACTGTTAAGATCAAGGATCTTTCTGAAGATCAGGTCGAGTCGATACGTAAGGTTATTTCTGGTATGACAGTGGAAGGCGATCTTCGTAGAGAAGTCTCTATGAATATCAAAAGGCTGATGGATCTCGGATGCTATCGAGGCATTAGGCATCGTCGCGGCTTGCCATTGAGAGGTCAAAGAACCAGAACTAACGCAAGGACTAGAAAAGGTCCGCGGAAATCAGTCACCAAATAA
- the rpmD gene encoding 50S ribosomal protein L30: MSGKKLSVMMTKSKNGRLKSHQQCLKGLGLSRIRQVVEVIDTPENRGMINKIAYMLKVEEV; the protein is encoded by the coding sequence ATGTCTGGCAAAAAGTTAAGTGTAATGATGACAAAAAGCAAGAACGGTCGCTTAAAAAGTCATCAACAATGTTTAAAAGGGTTGGGATTGAGCAGGATTAGGCAGGTTGTCGAAGTAATAGATACGCCTGAAAATCGCGGGATGATCAACAAAATTGCTTATATGCTTAAAGTTGAGGAAGTTTAA
- a CDS encoding DNA-deoxyinosine glycosylase — protein MSYINGFPAIAAADARILILGSIPGKASLHAEQYYAHPRNQFWPIICQVLMVDSNCPYPSRIQALTEAGIALWDVVKYCYRTSSLDTDINKQSIITNDFVNFFLEQPLITHVFFNGSTAEQTFRKHVQPSIPPDKLTYRRLPSTSPAHAAMSFQDKFSEWQILTSLINR, from the coding sequence ATGAGTTACATCAACGGCTTCCCGGCCATCGCAGCAGCCGATGCGCGGATACTAATTTTGGGTAGCATTCCTGGAAAAGCATCCCTGCACGCCGAACAATACTACGCACATCCGCGCAATCAATTCTGGCCTATCATTTGTCAAGTTTTAATGGTCGATTCTAATTGCCCGTACCCGTCACGGATTCAAGCATTAACAGAGGCCGGGATAGCGCTATGGGACGTTGTCAAATATTGTTATCGGACAAGTAGCCTCGATACAGACATCAACAAACAGTCCATTATCACCAATGATTTTGTTAACTTTTTCCTAGAACAGCCATTGATCACGCATGTATTTTTCAATGGCTCGACTGCGGAACAGACCTTCCGGAAACACGTTCAGCCCAGTATACCGCCCGACAAATTGACTTACCGACGATTACCGTCCACTAGTCCTGCCCATGCTGCCATGTCTTTTCAAGATAAGTTCAGCGAATGGCAAATATTGACATCGCTGATCAATCGATAA
- the rpsD gene encoding 30S ribosomal protein S4, with protein MARYLGPACKLSRREGTDLFLKSRGKSLESKCKLDQRPGQHGAKRTRNSDYAMQLRAKQRLRRIYGVLEKQFRNYYKAADLQKGATGQNLLDFLESRLDNVVYRMGYASTRAEARQLVSHKAILVNDRLINIPSYQVAAGDVVKIREKAKSQQRIKDSLVVTEQYGFPVWVEVNSKDMSGIFKSVPDRVDLGSDINEQLVVELYSK; from the coding sequence ATGGCAAGATATCTTGGTCCTGCTTGCAAGCTGAGTCGTAGGGAAGGTACTGATTTATTTTTGAAAAGCAGAGGAAAGTCTCTGGAAAGCAAATGTAAATTAGATCAAAGACCTGGTCAACATGGCGCTAAGCGTACAAGGAATTCTGATTATGCTATGCAGCTCCGTGCTAAACAGAGATTGCGTCGCATCTACGGCGTTTTAGAAAAGCAATTTAGAAATTATTACAAAGCCGCTGATTTACAGAAAGGCGCAACAGGCCAAAACCTGCTGGATTTTCTTGAATCTCGTTTGGATAACGTCGTCTATCGTATGGGCTACGCATCAACACGCGCAGAAGCGCGCCAGTTAGTGTCTCATAAAGCCATTCTTGTTAATGATCGGTTAATTAATATCCCTTCATACCAAGTAGCTGCCGGTGATGTTGTTAAGATTAGAGAGAAAGCTAAGAGCCAACAACGAATCAAAGATTCTTTGGTGGTTACTGAGCAATACGGCTTTCCGGTATGGGTTGAAGTAAACTCGAAAGATATGAGCGGAATATTTAAATCGGTACCGGATCGTGTGGATCTGGGATCTGATATCAACGAACAGTTGGTTGTTGAGCTTTATTCTAAGTAG
- the rpmJ gene encoding 50S ribosomal protein L36, which produces MKVRASIKTICKSCKVIKRNGVVRVICKDGRHKQRQG; this is translated from the coding sequence GTGAAAGTACGAGCTTCAATTAAAACCATATGCAAAAGCTGCAAAGTAATTAAAAGAAATGGCGTGGTCCGGGTCATCTGTAAGGATGGCAGGCATAAACAGCGTCAAGGCTAA
- the rpsN gene encoding 30S ribosomal protein S14 encodes MAKKSMIAREVKREGLIKKYQAKRNELKEVIRSPNSSFEEKENAQIQLQKLPRDSSQSRLRNRCKLTGRPHGYYRKFGLSRNKLREATMRGDVPGLAKASW; translated from the coding sequence ATGGCTAAAAAATCAATGATTGCGCGTGAAGTCAAGCGCGAAGGTCTGATAAAAAAATATCAGGCAAAAAGAAACGAATTGAAGGAAGTAATTAGATCTCCTAACAGCTCTTTTGAAGAAAAGGAGAATGCTCAAATTCAACTTCAAAAATTGCCGAGAGACTCCAGTCAGTCAAGATTGCGTAACAGATGCAAGCTGACAGGTCGTCCGCACGGTTATTACAGAAAATTTGGTCTCAGCAGAAATAAACTACGGGAAGCTACTATGCGTGGCGATGTTCCGGGTTTAGCAAAAGCTAGCTGGTAG
- a CDS encoding Smr/MutS family protein — translation MTKKTTPDDAILFRNTIGKVKAIDTNTVLLKPDKKPRPVPLYKPLEQVDPLQKDVDGCLETLFQEDTIAFLVPGLQKNVIRKLRKGYYGLDAEIDLHGLSSRDAQQQLLRFLHRCVEDGCRCVQIIHGKGYNSPDNQPVLKNDINLWLRQHKDVLAFCSAQPKSGGAGALFALLRLPNKFISLDDDV, via the coding sequence GTGACAAAAAAAACCACTCCCGACGACGCAATCTTGTTTAGAAACACGATCGGCAAAGTCAAAGCCATAGACACCAACACAGTGCTTCTTAAGCCCGACAAAAAGCCAAGACCAGTACCGTTGTATAAACCGCTGGAACAGGTTGACCCTTTACAAAAAGACGTAGACGGCTGCCTGGAAACCTTGTTTCAAGAAGACACGATCGCATTTCTAGTACCAGGTTTGCAGAAAAACGTGATCAGAAAACTTCGAAAAGGCTATTACGGCTTAGATGCCGAGATTGATCTACACGGTTTAAGTAGCCGCGACGCACAGCAACAATTATTGCGTTTTTTGCATCGTTGCGTAGAGGACGGTTGCCGTTGTGTGCAGATCATTCACGGCAAGGGTTACAACTCGCCGGACAATCAACCGGTGTTAAAAAATGACATTAACCTCTGGCTGCGCCAGCATAAAGACGTGCTGGCGTTTTGCTCCGCCCAACCTAAATCCGGCGGCGCCGGCGCCTTATTTGCCTTATTACGATTGCCTAATAAATTTATTTCATTGGACGACGATGTTTAA
- the rplE gene encoding 50S ribosomal protein L5 gives MARLQSKYKTEIVPALQEQFGYKTVMQVPKLTKITLNMGVGGAVADKKVLQSAVADMEKISGQKAVITLARKSIAGFKIRDDMPIGCKVTLRSDKMYEFLDRLITISIPRIRDFRGMSSKSFDGRGNYSMGIKEQIIFPEIDYDKIDALRGMDICITTTAKTDEEGLALLKLFNFPFKN, from the coding sequence ATGGCTAGACTACAAAGTAAATATAAAACAGAAATCGTTCCCGCGCTGCAGGAGCAATTTGGTTACAAAACCGTAATGCAGGTTCCTAAGTTAACCAAAATTACCTTGAATATGGGTGTTGGTGGAGCTGTTGCGGATAAAAAAGTGTTGCAATCTGCGGTCGCGGATATGGAAAAAATATCCGGGCAAAAAGCAGTCATCACTTTGGCAAGGAAGTCTATTGCTGGTTTTAAAATTCGTGATGACATGCCAATCGGCTGCAAGGTAACCTTGCGTAGCGATAAAATGTATGAATTCTTGGATAGATTAATCACAATTTCAATTCCGCGTATTCGCGACTTTAGAGGCATGAGTTCTAAGAGCTTTGATGGTCGTGGAAATTATTCTATGGGAATAAAAGAACAGATTATTTTCCCTGAAATTGATTATGACAAAATTGATGCGCTTCGTGGTATGGATATTTGTATCACAACAACGGCTAAAACCGACGAAGAAGGTCTTGCGTTGTTGAAATTATTCAATTTTCCATTTAAAAACTAA
- the rpsK gene encoding 30S ribosomal protein S11 — protein sequence MATQNRVKKRIKKEVADGIVHVHASFNNTIVTITDRKGNALSWATSGGSGFRGSRKSTPFAAQVAAEKAGAVAQEYGMKNLDVMIKGPGPGRESAVRSLNSMGFKISNIVDVTPIPHNGCRPPKKRRV from the coding sequence ATGGCAACCCAGAATAGAGTAAAAAAACGCATTAAGAAAGAAGTCGCAGACGGCATCGTTCATGTGCATGCTTCTTTTAATAATACGATCGTGACTATTACGGATAGAAAAGGTAATGCGTTATCGTGGGCCACGTCAGGCGGGTCAGGCTTTCGGGGTTCGAGAAAGAGCACCCCGTTCGCGGCGCAGGTCGCTGCGGAGAAGGCCGGTGCTGTCGCTCAAGAGTATGGCATGAAAAATCTTGATGTTATGATCAAGGGGCCGGGGCCAGGTAGAGAATCCGCTGTTCGTTCTTTGAATAGCATGGGTTTTAAAATTTCAAATATCGTGGATGTAACGCCCATTCCTCATAATGGTTGCCGTCCACCTAAAAAACGTCGTGTTTAG
- the rplO gene encoding 50S ribosomal protein L15, producing MYLNTIQAACGARKKAKRVGRGIGSTDGKTCGRGHKGQKARSGGFHKVGFEGGQMPLQRRLPKVGFTSRIKKFTAEVRLAEINALPTDLIDIQVLISNNVIPVFSKKVKVVNTGVVSRPLTLKGINVTAGAKSTIEAAGGKVEA from the coding sequence ATGTATCTAAATACAATCCAAGCGGCATGTGGCGCAAGAAAAAAGGCCAAGCGAGTTGGTAGGGGTATTGGTTCTACCGATGGAAAAACCTGCGGTAGAGGGCATAAAGGTCAAAAGGCTCGATCTGGCGGATTTCATAAAGTGGGTTTTGAAGGCGGCCAAATGCCGTTACAGCGCAGATTGCCTAAAGTAGGTTTTACCTCAAGAATTAAGAAATTTACGGCTGAGGTTCGTCTGGCTGAAATTAATGCGCTCCCAACTGATTTGATAGACATTCAAGTGTTAATCAGCAACAACGTTATTCCTGTATTTTCGAAGAAGGTTAAAGTTGTTAATACCGGTGTTGTGTCTCGGCCTTTGACATTAAAAGGAATCAATGTTACAGCGGGCGCAAAATCAACAATAGAAGCTGCTGGTGGCAAAGTAGAGGCCTAA
- the rpsH gene encoding 30S ribosomal protein S8, with protein sequence MSMTDPIADMLTRIRNGQSAGKKSVKIPSSKLKLAIAKVLKEEGYITDYKTEVTGSHAEMTVELKYFNGTPVIESVNRVSRPGLRIYKSKDELPKVLGGLGIAIVSTSNGVMTDRAARAIGHGGEVICTVC encoded by the coding sequence ATGAGTATGACAGATCCAATAGCAGATATGCTAACCAGAATTAGAAATGGTCAATCTGCTGGAAAGAAAAGCGTAAAAATCCCTTCATCTAAATTGAAATTGGCAATTGCGAAGGTTTTGAAGGAAGAAGGCTATATCACCGATTACAAAACGGAAGTCACCGGTTCGCATGCAGAGATGACTGTCGAGTTGAAATATTTTAACGGTACTCCAGTTATCGAGAGTGTTAATCGGGTTAGTCGTCCAGGTCTTAGAATTTATAAATCTAAAGACGAATTACCAAAAGTGTTGGGCGGTTTAGGTATAGCTATCGTTTCAACCTCAAACGGTGTGATGACAGATCGCGCCGCTCGCGCTATTGGGCACGGCGGCGAAGTTATTTGCACTGTCTGCTAA
- the rplF gene encoding 50S ribosomal protein L6, which yields MSRVANAPIALPSGVDVKVDGKKMVVKGKLGQLAFDLCDAVDLEINANEIKIKWDDSVKGAKAHAGTARASINNMVKGVSEGFVKKMLLVGVGYRAQVKDNLLTLSLGYSNPVEYLIPDGVTVEAPTQTELHVKSSDKQKVGQVASEIRAFRPPEPYKGKGVRIADEYVARKEAKKK from the coding sequence ATGTCGAGAGTAGCTAATGCGCCTATCGCGTTGCCATCAGGTGTTGATGTCAAAGTTGATGGTAAAAAAATGGTAGTCAAGGGCAAATTGGGGCAGCTTGCATTTGATCTTTGCGATGCGGTTGATCTCGAGATCAACGCTAACGAAATAAAAATTAAGTGGGATGACAGTGTAAAAGGGGCTAAAGCCCATGCTGGCACCGCTAGAGCGTCAATTAACAATATGGTAAAAGGCGTTTCTGAAGGTTTCGTGAAGAAAATGCTTTTAGTTGGGGTTGGATACAGGGCGCAAGTCAAAGACAATCTGCTGACGCTGTCTTTGGGATATTCAAACCCAGTCGAATATTTGATTCCCGATGGCGTAACCGTTGAAGCACCTACACAAACTGAGTTGCACGTTAAGAGCAGTGACAAGCAGAAAGTAGGTCAAGTCGCTTCAGAAATCAGAGCTTTTCGTCCGCCAGAGCCATATAAAGGGAAGGGCGTTAGAATTGCTGACGAATATGTGGCTAGAAAAGAAGCCAAAAAGAAATAG
- a CDS encoding DNA-directed RNA polymerase subunit alpha, translating to MQSSIVGLLKPRLVEVINESANHSRIVIEPLERGFGHSLGNALRRVMLSSIPGCAVTEISIDGVLHEFTTIEGVQEDVIDIILNLKKLAVIVHSKDEVTLTLSKKGVGAVTARDIELPHNVEIANPDLVIANITQDCALNIKIKVERGRGYVPASLRKEMFDDAPVGVLMIDAAFSPIVKVAYHVESTRVEQRTNLDRLVIELETNGTVDPEQAIKLAASILHDQLSVFVDFEKVNEQVQEEVAVEEETFDPVLLRPVDDLELTVRSANCLKAENIFYIGDLIQRTEVELLRTPNLGKKSLTEIKDILAIKGLSLGMRLENWPPENLADQSQAGI from the coding sequence ATGCAGAGTTCTATTGTTGGCCTACTGAAGCCTAGACTTGTCGAGGTTATAAACGAATCGGCCAACCACTCAAGAATTGTGATTGAACCTTTGGAGCGTGGCTTTGGACATTCTCTGGGTAACGCGTTGCGAAGGGTTATGCTTTCTTCGATTCCTGGCTGTGCCGTTACCGAGATATCTATCGATGGTGTTTTGCATGAATTCACCACGATAGAAGGCGTTCAAGAAGATGTTATTGACATTATTCTTAACCTTAAAAAGCTGGCAGTTATCGTTCATTCCAAAGATGAAGTGACATTAACTTTGTCGAAAAAAGGCGTGGGCGCTGTTACCGCTCGTGATATCGAGTTGCCGCATAACGTTGAAATTGCAAATCCGGATCTTGTTATCGCTAATATCACCCAGGATTGTGCGCTTAACATTAAGATTAAAGTTGAACGCGGTAGGGGCTATGTTCCTGCGAGTTTGAGAAAGGAAATGTTCGACGACGCACCGGTCGGGGTATTAATGATCGATGCGGCTTTCAGTCCAATCGTTAAGGTTGCATATCATGTTGAAAGTACGCGCGTTGAGCAGCGTACTAACCTCGATAGGCTTGTTATCGAATTGGAAACAAACGGTACAGTCGATCCAGAGCAGGCAATTAAATTAGCGGCATCTATCTTGCATGATCAGCTGTCGGTGTTTGTTGATTTCGAGAAAGTGAACGAACAGGTTCAGGAAGAAGTAGCTGTTGAAGAGGAGACTTTCGACCCTGTGCTGCTGCGTCCTGTCGATGATTTAGAGTTAACGGTTCGCTCTGCCAATTGCCTGAAGGCTGAAAATATTTTCTATATTGGTGATTTGATTCAACGTACTGAAGTTGAGCTGTTGAGAACGCCTAATCTGGGTAAAAAATCATTAACAGAAATTAAAGATATTCTTGCGATTAAGGGCTTGTCATTAGGGATGCGGTTGGAAAACTGGCCCCCGGAAAATTTGGCCGATCAATCGCAAGCTGGAATTTGA
- the rplR gene encoding 50S ribosomal protein L18, whose amino-acid sequence MDKKSSRLKRALKLRCKIKKLNVNRLTIHRTSQHIYAQVLSVDGSSTLASASTLQADVKAGLGNTSNIKAAIEVGRIVAERAIAAGVTEVAFDRSGFKYHGRVKALADAAREAGLKF is encoded by the coding sequence ATGGATAAGAAGTCTTCCAGATTAAAAAGAGCGTTAAAACTGCGCTGCAAAATTAAAAAGTTGAATGTAAATAGACTGACTATACATAGAACTTCACAGCATATTTATGCCCAAGTTTTGAGTGTTGATGGTTCATCCACCCTTGCTTCGGCATCGACCTTACAAGCTGATGTGAAAGCGGGTCTTGGCAACACCAGCAACATCAAGGCCGCAATAGAGGTTGGTCGTATCGTTGCCGAAAGGGCTATCGCTGCTGGTGTAACTGAAGTTGCATTTGATCGCTCTGGTTTTAAATATCATGGCCGCGTGAAAGCGTTAGCGGACGCTGCACGTGAAGCCGGCTTGAAGTTTTAG
- the surE gene encoding 5'/3'-nucleotidase SurE, with protein MHILISNDDGYLAQGINTLAVALRRYAEVSVVAPDKNRSAASNSLTLDMPLRATPCDNGFVRVDGTPTDCVHLAITGLLEREPDMVFAGINHGANLGDDVLYSGTVAAATEGRFLGLPAVAISLASSDPKHFDTAAHVAVTLMQKILAHPLPEDTLLNVNVPDLPIVELKGYQATRLGQRHKAEAVIRSSDPRGHTIYWVGPPGSEQDAGPGTDFDAIRNGYVSVTPLQLDLTRYERLQGLRDWLVLETQV; from the coding sequence ATGCACATACTAATCAGCAACGACGACGGTTATTTAGCCCAGGGCATTAACACACTGGCAGTGGCCTTACGCCGATACGCCGAGGTGTCGGTAGTGGCCCCGGATAAAAATCGTAGCGCGGCTAGCAATTCCTTAACCTTGGATATGCCTTTACGCGCCACTCCCTGTGATAACGGTTTCGTTCGAGTCGATGGCACCCCAACCGATTGTGTCCATCTGGCGATAACCGGTTTATTAGAGCGCGAACCCGATATGGTGTTTGCCGGTATCAACCACGGTGCCAATCTTGGCGACGACGTGCTGTATTCCGGCACAGTGGCGGCGGCTACCGAAGGGCGTTTTTTAGGCTTGCCGGCGGTGGCAATTTCTTTGGCCTCTAGTGATCCCAAACACTTCGATACAGCAGCTCATGTTGCTGTGACATTGATGCAAAAAATTCTAGCCCACCCCCTGCCAGAAGATACCCTGTTAAATGTTAATGTTCCGGACTTGCCAATCGTCGAACTGAAAGGCTATCAAGCCACTCGGCTAGGCCAACGCCATAAAGCTGAAGCGGTAATTCGTTCCAGTGATCCGCGCGGACACACCATATATTGGGTAGGTCCGCCGGGCAGCGAACAGGATGCTGGACCGGGCACCGATTTCGATGCAATTAGAAACGGCTACGTTTCAGTTACCCCATTACAACTGGATTTGACCCGCTACGAGCGTCTGCAGGGATTGCGCGATTGGCTGGTATTGGAGACACAGGTATGA
- the rpsE gene encoding 30S ribosomal protein S5: MATAPSQGSTDGLQEKLVSVRRVAKVVKGGRVFGFAALTVVGDGDGRIGYGVSKAREVPVAIQKSLEQARKNMRKVALKDGTLQYSIMSNTGAAKVYMQPASEGTGIIAGGAMRAVFEVVGVHNVLAKCIGTSNPINVVRATINGLSGMHDAKKIAAKRGLTVDQITG; the protein is encoded by the coding sequence ATGGCAACAGCACCATCTCAAGGTAGTACAGACGGATTACAAGAGAAATTAGTTTCGGTAAGACGTGTAGCGAAAGTTGTGAAAGGCGGTAGAGTATTTGGTTTTGCTGCGCTGACAGTAGTTGGCGATGGCGATGGTCGGATTGGTTACGGAGTCTCCAAAGCAAGAGAGGTTCCGGTAGCTATTCAGAAATCGCTTGAGCAAGCTAGAAAAAATATGCGTAAAGTTGCCCTGAAGGACGGGACTTTGCAATATTCAATTATGTCGAATACCGGCGCCGCCAAGGTATATATGCAGCCTGCGTCAGAGGGTACTGGTATCATCGCGGGTGGCGCGATGAGGGCGGTGTTCGAGGTTGTTGGTGTGCATAACGTACTGGCGAAATGCATCGGAACAAGCAACCCCATCAATGTTGTCAGAGCGACAATTAATGGCTTAAGCGGTATGCATGATGCTAAGAAAATCGCAGCTAAACGCGGTTTAACTGTTGATCAAATAACAGGGTAA
- a CDS encoding protein-L-isoaspartate(D-aspartate) O-methyltransferase: protein MSRRLQGIGMTSRRTRERMISRLREQGITNSKVLAVMAETPRHIFVDEALESRAYEDTALPIGHNQTISQPYIVAKMTELLLEHGPLGKVLEIGTGCGYQAAILAKLVGQLYSVERIAPLMKKARDTLWELNIKTVGFKHSDGGWGWPEHAPFDGILAAAAPVDIPDALLEQMAVGGVMVIPVGLEGLQELHRITRTEHGFEDEVIERVTFVPFLSGVSQ, encoded by the coding sequence ATGAGTCGACGTCTACAAGGTATAGGCATGACCTCGCGGCGCACCCGCGAACGGATGATTTCTCGCTTGCGGGAGCAAGGCATTACCAACAGCAAAGTATTAGCGGTAATGGCCGAGACGCCACGCCATATTTTTGTCGATGAGGCTCTGGAGAGCCGTGCCTACGAAGATACCGCCTTGCCGATAGGCCATAATCAAACTATTTCCCAGCCGTACATCGTCGCCAAAATGACCGAGCTCTTGCTGGAGCATGGCCCGCTTGGCAAGGTATTGGAAATCGGCACCGGCTGTGGCTATCAAGCCGCGATATTGGCCAAACTCGTTGGTCAGCTTTACTCGGTGGAACGCATCGCGCCGTTAATGAAAAAAGCCAGGGATACACTATGGGAATTGAATATCAAAACCGTCGGTTTTAAACACAGCGACGGTGGTTGGGGTTGGCCGGAACATGCGCCGTTTGATGGCATTCTAGCCGCTGCCGCACCGGTGGACATTCCCGATGCCCTGCTTGAACAAATGGCTGTCGGCGGAGTGATGGTCATTCCGGTGGGTCTCGAAGGCCTGCAAGAGTTACATCGCATCACCCGTACCGAGCACGGTTTTGAGGACGAGGTGATAGAACGAGTAACGTTTGTGCCGTTTTTGTCGGGCGTTAGTCAGTAA
- the rplQ gene encoding 50S ribosomal protein L17, with protein MRHRKSGRQLNKNSSHRKALFSNMACSLFKHELIKTTLPKAKELRVMAEPLITLSKNDSVAKRRQAFSKLRDRDVVTKLFNELGPRYQSRNGGYLRIIKCGFRAGDDAPMAYVELVDRPEPVQASE; from the coding sequence ATGAGACACCGTAAATCTGGAAGACAGTTAAATAAGAACAGCAGCCATAGAAAAGCACTGTTTAGTAATATGGCTTGCTCGCTGTTCAAGCATGAGTTGATAAAAACGACTTTGCCAAAAGCGAAAGAGTTGCGTGTAATGGCAGAGCCTTTAATTACGCTGTCAAAGAACGATTCAGTGGCGAAGCGTCGCCAAGCGTTTTCTAAGCTGCGCGATCGAGACGTCGTAACTAAGTTGTTTAACGAACTTGGACCTCGCTATCAGTCCAGAAACGGTGGATACTTAAGGATTATTAAGTGCGGTTTCAGAGCAGGTGACGACGCTCCAATGGCTTATGTCGAGCTGGTTGATAGACCCGAACCTGTTCAAGCTTCAGAATAG
- the secY gene encoding preprotein translocase subunit SecY — protein MSAKGFDVSAGTFRFAELKSRLLFVLGAFVVYRIGAHIPVPGIDPKALATMFEQQSGSILNMFNMFSGGALMRLSLFALGIMPYISASIIMQLMTIVIPAMEQLKKEGESGRRKISQYTRYGTVVLAMFQSVGISVALQNQTAGGLAVVLQPGMSFVVVTTITLVTGTIFLMWLGEQVTERGIGNGISLIIFAGIVSGLPSAIGGTLELARTGEMNSAFIVVLFALSIVVTGIVVFVERGQRRITINYPKRQQGNKVYAGQSSFLPLKLNMAGVIPPIFASSIILFPATIAGWFGNVDGFSWLQDISSVLSPGQPVYVLCYALAIIFFCFFYTALVFNSKETAENLKKSGAYLPGIRPGAHTTSYIDKVMTRLTLIGAVYITLICLLPEFLIVYWNVPFSFGGTSLLIIVVVVMDFISQMQTHLMSQQYEGLMKKANLKKS, from the coding sequence GTGAGTGCAAAAGGGTTTGACGTTTCTGCGGGGACATTTCGGTTTGCAGAGCTGAAGTCTAGGTTGCTTTTTGTTTTAGGAGCATTTGTTGTATACAGAATTGGTGCTCATATTCCTGTTCCAGGAATTGACCCAAAAGCGCTTGCTACAATGTTCGAGCAGCAATCAGGCTCTATTCTAAACATGTTTAACATGTTTTCGGGTGGAGCGCTGATGCGATTAAGCCTGTTTGCGCTAGGTATTATGCCTTACATTTCTGCATCGATTATCATGCAGCTTATGACAATAGTCATACCTGCAATGGAGCAGTTAAAAAAAGAGGGCGAATCTGGGCGAAGAAAGATATCTCAGTACACCCGTTATGGAACTGTGGTTTTAGCCATGTTTCAATCGGTAGGCATATCTGTGGCGTTGCAAAATCAGACTGCTGGCGGCCTTGCGGTGGTGTTGCAGCCGGGCATGAGTTTTGTAGTGGTCACGACCATAACTTTGGTGACCGGTACTATATTTTTAATGTGGCTGGGTGAGCAAGTCACTGAGCGGGGTATAGGTAACGGTATATCGTTGATTATTTTTGCTGGTATCGTTTCGGGTTTGCCTTCCGCTATTGGTGGAACGCTTGAGCTTGCACGTACCGGTGAGATGAATAGCGCATTTATTGTTGTTCTTTTTGCTTTGTCTATAGTCGTTACTGGAATAGTGGTCTTTGTTGAGCGTGGCCAACGAAGAATTACCATAAACTATCCCAAGCGCCAGCAAGGCAACAAGGTTTATGCAGGACAAAGCTCATTTCTGCCGCTGAAGTTAAATATGGCTGGTGTTATTCCACCTATTTTTGCATCGAGTATTATATTGTTTCCGGCTACAATAGCTGGCTGGTTCGGCAACGTTGATGGCTTTTCTTGGTTGCAGGACATATCTTCGGTCTTGTCTCCTGGTCAGCCTGTTTATGTTTTGTGTTATGCCTTAGCTATCATTTTCTTCTGTTTTTTCTATACCGCGTTGGTATTCAATTCAAAAGAAACGGCTGAAAACTTGAAAAAGTCTGGTGCTTATTTGCCTGGTATTAGACCGGGTGCGCACACCACCAGCTATATCGATAAAGTCATGACAAGGTTAACGCTGATAGGCGCAGTCTATATAACGCTCATCTGCTTGTTGCCTGAATTTTTAATTGTTTACTGGAATGTTCCTTTCTCCTTTGGCGGTACGTCTTTATTGATTATCGTTGTGGTAGTGATGGACTTTATATCTCAGATGCAAACTCATTTAATGTCCCAGCAGTATGAGGGACTGATGAAAAAAGCAAATCTGAAAAAATCTTAA